From the Tripterygium wilfordii isolate XIE 37 chromosome 6, ASM1340144v1, whole genome shotgun sequence genome, one window contains:
- the LOC120001065 gene encoding cysteine-rich receptor-like protein kinase 2 — protein sequence MMRSTNPRLSTQLYVFFIMLVCLLLAERVWGDGRTQKVNILCGGPHEQNPSIFVQNYVISMENLNQKIRTSSFVVTTTKAQDAPNGHYGFTQCYGYLNTADCTSCFADARLLVTQCYPFTTGRVYLDGCYLRSDNYSFFEEYQRPDDAVECDNTTRMGSNTEASARQAVIRAGAEAPNNGGYAHIELAGAGNDTAYVLADCWKTLNKSSCKACLQNASAVIRGCLPWSEARVLNAGCFMRYSTRDFFNSIPASKRSKGNCIICYLLISSKVDSSEPKQFFKVVLMEHTDPVSLQNIQATVLLWMCVKFCSEHNKNSGFSQRFPAVFGCRSDCRSLYTQAEIHSEEKKRL from the exons ATGATGAGGAGTACAAATCCAAGGCTTTCCACTCAATTATATGTCTTCTTCATTATGCTTGTATGTCTACTGCTAGCAGAAAGAGTTTGGGGAGATGGAAGAACGCAGAAAGTCAATATCTTATGTGGAGGTCCACACGAGCAGAATCCATCAatctttgttcaaaattatgTAATTTCAATGGAAAATCTCAATCAAAAAATACGCACCTCGAGTTTTGTAGTAACAACTACGAAAGCACAGGATGCACCAAACGGCCACTATGGCTTTACACAATGCTATGGATACCTTAATACGGCTGACTGCACATCCTGCTTTGCTGACGCAAGACTACTGGTTACCCAATGCTATCCTTTCACAACTGGTCGCGTTTACCTCGACGGCTGCTACCTGAGATCAGACAATTATAGCTTCTTTGAGGAGTACCAGAGGCCTGATGATGCGGTTGAATGTGACAATACAACAAGGATGGGTTCAAATACTGAAGCCTCGGCAAGGCAGGCTGTAATTCGAGCAGGGGCAGAAGCTCCCAATAATGGAGGCTACGCGCACATTGAATTGGCAGGTGCTGGCAATGACACTGCCTATGTGTTGGCGGATTGTTGGAAGACATTGAACAAAAGTTCTTGCAAGGCTTGCTTGCAGAATGCATCTGCAGTTATAAGAGGGTGCTTGCCATGGTCTGAGGCACGAGTGCTAAACGCGGGGTGCTTCATGAGGTACTCAACTAGAGATTTCTTCAATAGCATACCTGCAAGCAAAAGATCAAAAGGTAATTGCATCATATGTTATCTTCTGATATCTAGTAAAGTTGATTCATCCGAACCGAAGCAGTTCTTCAAAGTTGTTTTAATGGAGCATACTGACCCTGTTTCCCTTCAAAACATTCAAGCTACAGTCCTATTATGGATGTGTGTTAAGTTTTGCAGTGAACATAATAAGAATAGCGGTTTCAGTCAGCGTTTCCCTGCTGTTTTTGGTTGTCGGAGTGATTGTAGGAGTCTATATACGCAAGCGGAGATACATtcagaagaaaagaagag GTTATGA
- the LOC120000833 gene encoding homeobox protein knotted-1-like 6 encodes MDGMYGLPPTGGYSDEPLMTPDNLILPSDYHSLLASSDGFRDRIPLFGSDELLSAAASAISESASITPEIRQQQQQELRQREGDTSFSIIKAKIASHPSYPRLLHAYIDCQKVGAPPEIACLLDQIRRENDLCKQDIASTCLGDDPELDEFMETYYKMLTKYKSDLARPFDEATTFMNKIEMQLRNLCTGATIRSFSDEGDISSDEDFSGGEVDVQESQVRGEDRDLKDKLLRRFGSHIGPLKLEFSKKKKKGKLPKEATQTLLEWWNAHYKWPYPTEADKIFLAETTGLDQKQINNWFINQRKRHWKPSENMHFSVLDNLSGQFFSTDD; translated from the exons ATGGATGGAATGTACGGTCTGCCCCCAACAGGAGGGTACTCGGACGAACCGTTGATGACGCCTGACAATCTCATCCTTCCTTCCGATTACCACAGTTTACTCGCATCCTCCGACGGTTTTCGCGATCGGATTCCGCTTTTCGGATCAGACGAGTTACTCTCCGCCGCTGCATCTGCCATATCCGAGTCTGCCTCCATCACTCCTGAAATTCGACAGCAACAACAGCAGGAACTACGACAACGAGAGGGAGACACGTCCTTCAGCATCATCAAGGCCAAAATTGCATCTCATCCGAGCTATCCTCGCTTGCTTCATGCTTACATCGACTGCCAGAAG GTCGGGGCACCACCGGAAATTGCGTGTTTGTTAGACCAAATCCGTAGAGAAAACGATCTCTGCAAGCAAGATATCGCTTCAACGTGCCTGGGAGATGATCCGGAGCTGGATGAGTTCATG GAAACCTACTACAAAATGTTGACCAAGTATAAATCTGATCTAGCAAGGCCGTTCGACGAAGCAACCACTTTCATGAACAAGATTGAAATGCAGCTTCGTAATCTCTGTACAGGTGCCACCATTAGAAGCTTTTCGG ATGAAGGTGACATATCATCGGATGAGGATTTTAGTGGAGGGGAAGTGGATGTCCAAGAATCTCAAGTGAGGGGTGAAGACCGTGATCTTAAAGATAAACTTCTCAGAAGGTTTGGAAGTCACATTGGCCCATTGAAGTTGGAGTtctccaagaagaagaagaaaggaaagctTCCAAAGGAAGCAACACAAACCCTACTTGAGTGGTGGAATGCTCATTATAAATGGCCATACCCTACG GAAGCTGATAAGATATTTTTGGCTGAAACTACGGGGCTTGATCAGAAGCAAATCAATAACTGGTTCATCAACCAACGGAAGCGACATTGGAAACCATCGGAGAACATGCATTTCTCTGTCCTGGATAATCTTTCAGGACAATTTTTTTCGACGGATGATTGA